The following are encoded together in the Trichomycterus rosablanca isolate fTriRos1 chromosome 19, fTriRos1.hap1, whole genome shotgun sequence genome:
- the map7b gene encoding ensconsin isoform X2, with the protein MPVPPRLRKGGSRPAITHLSTITEEDEEQRCRRKKRRKRESDYNLKSDEKKSSSQPDWSTSGHNTYNIYSTSDAQNTGKTEPLGLKLDERQRLARERREEKEKQIAMKEAQLLEREERARQYYEKQVEERRRRLEEQRLKEERRHAAVEEKRRQKLEEEKARYEAVMRRTMEKSQRARPKSNRWSWGGPLTTSTSHNSDPDRRSVSTMNLSKHIDPVITKRLSSSSATLLNSPDRALLKRTSLSSSCLVNKVHSKVRASREKIQQDRPAGMRRLPLTAWEVNVVSRLQTPTHSYLARSRSAMSLSGDAGLVTPVCPRSASCHHAMSSLSKSQQSRSTERPARSGLSLERPLRAGLDGATRRKTTHNIMVDRKDKDYVRKSWSNLSFPTSTLTPISTKRAPSPGSQRTKLSQPSPVRSPTKPPQKAPISKRSRSPPPPASLPLSRSSPSLSSGNIRPNRVTPESQRVISEGIRSKKEEQNTIKEGEEAQIEDNDDEEKAKKAEQEELEKIESPVKAAPKAEPAIERVASPPAVRPSAGTTDPEEASRLLAEKRRQAREQREKEEEERRLKEEAERRHREEMARKIAEERAKREEESQRLAEEKKQEEEEERRAAEEKQQKEREEAELLQKQKEEEEARQREEAERLRQEREKHFQKEEAERLERKKRLEEIMKRTRRSDQKPSNQGNGEVAQQEGQVLEVSLAPGIPLITVSAPQQTSESLQHSDRNGHPDSSISLDTGRSVSTEIQLRENGVVMETQDFEEVIEVPMVTKLSRSEGDGEEDQEMKKTPLLAFRENGSTYNLNTVELSQAPQQTDEEEV; encoded by the exons ATGCCGGTGCCCCCCAGGCTAAGGAAGGGGGGCAGCAGGCCAGCCATCACCCACCTCTCTACCATCACTGAGGAGGATGAAGAGCAGCGGTGTCGCCGCAAGAAACGAAGGAAAAGAG AATCTGACTACAATTTGAAGAGTGATGAGAAGAAATCTTCAAGTCAGCCAGACTGGTCCACCTCTGGACACAACACGTACAATATTTACAGCACTAGTGATGCACAAAATACAGGAAAAACAG AACCTTTGGGGCTTAAACTGGACGAGAGACAGAGACTGGCTCGAGAGAGAagggaagagaaagagaaacagatag ctatGAAAGAAGCTCAGTTGCTTGAGAGGGAGGAGCGAGCAAGGCAGTATTATGAGAAGCAGGTGGAGGAGAGGAGGAGACGATTAGAGGAGCAGAGGTTGAAGGAGGAGAGGAGGCATGCTGCAGTGGAGGAGAAACGACGGCAGAAACTAGAAGAGGAAAAG GCACGGTATGAGGCGGTGATGAGAAGGACCATGGAAAAAAGTCAGAGAGCCAGACCTAAGTCAAACCGCTGGAGCTGGGGGGGACCTCTTACCACAAGCACCTCACACAACAGTG ACCCTGACAGAAGATCGGTCTCCACTATGAATCTATCCAAGCACATAGACCCAGTTATAACCAAACGCCTGTCTTCTTCTTCTGCCACCCTGCTGAACTCACCAGACCGAG CTTTACTGAAGCGGACGTCTCTCTCTTCATCTTGCTTAGTAAACAAAGTTCACTCTAAAGTTCGTGCTTCCAGAGAGAAGATCCAACAGGACAGACCTGCAG GTATGCGTCGTTTGCCTCTTACTGCATGGGAGGTTAATGTAGTGAGTCGCTTACAGACACCAACTCACTCGTACTTGGCCAGAAGCCGCAGTGCTATGTCACTGTCTGGAGatgcag GTTTAGTGACCCCCGTTTGTCCTCGCTCAGCCTCCTGTCATCATGCAATGAGCTCGCTGTCCAAGTCTCAGCAGTCACGCAGCACTGAGCGACCAGCTAGGTCCGGCCTTAGCCTAGAACGACCTCTCAGAGCTGGTCTGGACGGCGCCACTCGGCGAAAGACAACTCATAACATAATG GTTGATAGAAAGGATAAGGACTATGTGAGAAAATCCTGGAGTAATCTGTCCTTTCCCACTTCAACTCTGACCCCCATAAGCACCAAGAGAGCGCCCTCTCCTGGAAGTCAGCGCACCAAACTTAGCCAGCCCTCCCCTGTCAG GAGCCCCACTAAACCACCTCAGAAGGCTCCCATATCTAAAAGGTCCAGATCTCCCCCTCCTCCAGCTTCTTTGCCCCTGTCTCGGAGCAGCCCCTCTCTGTCTTCTGGTAACATCCGACCCAACCGGGTCACACCAGAGAGTCAGAGAGTGATTTCAGAGGGCATAAGGAGCAAGAAAGAggaacaaaatacaattaaggaAGGTGAAGAGGCACAAATAGAGGACAATGATGATGAAGAGAAGGCTAAGAAGGCAGAACAAGAGGAGCTGGAGAAGATTGAAAGTCCAGTCAAAGCAGCACCTAAAGCTGAACCTGCCATTG AAAGGGTGGCTAGTCCACCAGCAGTAAGACCCAGTGCGGGCACTACCGACCCAGAAGAGGCCTCTCGCCTGCTGGCAGAAAAACGACGACAGGCACGAgagcagagagagaaagaggaggaggagaggaggcTGAAGGAGGAGGCTGAGAG GCGCCATCGAGAGGAGATGGCTCGGAAAATAGCAGAGGAGCGAGCAAAGAGGGAGGAGGAGTCTCAGCGACTGGCCGAGGAAAAGaaacaggaggaggaggaggagagacgTGCAGCTGAGGAGAAACAGCAGAAGGAGAGAGAGGAAGCTGAACTCCTACAGAAACAG aaagaggaagaggaggcaCGGCAGCGTGAAGAGGCTGAGCGTTTGCGTcaggagagagagaaacactTCCAGAAAGAGGAGGCTGAGCGTCTTGAGAGAAAGAAG CGTCTTGAAGAGATCATGAAACGCACACGCCGCTCTGACCAG AAACCCTCTAATCAAGGGAACGGTGAGGTGGCCCAGCAGGAGGGACAGGTCTTGG AAGTGAGTTTGGCGCCTGGCATTCCTTTGATTACTGTGTCTGCCCCACAACAAACCTCTGAGAGCTTACAGCACAGTGACCGTAACGGACACCCTGACTCAAGTATCAGCCTAGACACTGGTCGCAG TGTGAGCACAGAAATCCAGCTCAGGGAAAACGGTGTTGTTATGGAGACTCAGGACTTTGAGGAAGTGATCGAGGTGCCCATGGTGACCAAGCTGTCCCGTTCAGAGGGAGACGGCGAGGAGGACCAAGAGATGAAAAAGACGCCGCTACTGGCTTTCAGAGAGAATGGCAGCACTTATAACTTGAACACAGTGGAGCTCAGCCAAGCCCCGCAGCAAACAG
- the map7b gene encoding ensconsin isoform X5, whose amino-acid sequence MPVPPRLRKGGSRPAITHLSTITEEDEEQRCRRKKRRKRESDYNLKSDEKKSSSQPDWSTSGHNTYNIYSTSDAQNTGKTAEPLGLKLDERQRLARERREEKEKQIAMKEAQLLEREERARQYYEKQVEERRRRLEEQRLKEERRHAAVEEKRRQKLEEEKARYEAVMRRTMEKSQRARPKSNRWSWGGPLTTSTSHNSDPDRRSVSTMNLSKHIDPVITKRLSSSSATLLNSPDRGMRRLPLTAWEVNVVSRLQTPTHSYLARSRSAMSLSGDAGLVTPVCPRSASCHHAMSSLSKSQQSRSTERPARSGLSLERPLRAGLDGATRRKTTHNIMVDRKDKDYVRKSWSNLSFPTSTLTPISTKRAPSPGSQRTKLSQPSPVRSPTKPPQKAPISKRSRSPPPPASLPLSRSSPSLSSGNIRPNRVTPESQRVISEGIRSKKEEQNTIKEGEEAQIEDNDDEEKAKKAEQEELEKIESPVKAAPKAEPAIERVASPPAVRPSAGTTDPEEASRLLAEKRRQAREQREKEEEERRLKEEAERRHREEMARKIAEERAKREEESQRLAEEKKQEEEEERRAAEEKQQKEREEAELLQKQKEEEEARQREEAERLRQEREKHFQKEEAERLERKKRLEEIMKRTRRSDQKPSNQGNGEVAQQEGQVLEVSLAPGIPLITVSAPQQTSESLQHSDRNGHPDSSISLDTGRSVSTEIQLRENGVVMETQDFEEVIEVPMVTKLSRSEGDGEEDQEMKKTPLLAFRENGSTYNLNTVELSQAPQQTDEEEV is encoded by the exons ATGCCGGTGCCCCCCAGGCTAAGGAAGGGGGGCAGCAGGCCAGCCATCACCCACCTCTCTACCATCACTGAGGAGGATGAAGAGCAGCGGTGTCGCCGCAAGAAACGAAGGAAAAGAG AATCTGACTACAATTTGAAGAGTGATGAGAAGAAATCTTCAAGTCAGCCAGACTGGTCCACCTCTGGACACAACACGTACAATATTTACAGCACTAGTGATGCACAAAATACAGGAAAAACAG CAGAACCTTTGGGGCTTAAACTGGACGAGAGACAGAGACTGGCTCGAGAGAGAagggaagagaaagagaaacagatag ctatGAAAGAAGCTCAGTTGCTTGAGAGGGAGGAGCGAGCAAGGCAGTATTATGAGAAGCAGGTGGAGGAGAGGAGGAGACGATTAGAGGAGCAGAGGTTGAAGGAGGAGAGGAGGCATGCTGCAGTGGAGGAGAAACGACGGCAGAAACTAGAAGAGGAAAAG GCACGGTATGAGGCGGTGATGAGAAGGACCATGGAAAAAAGTCAGAGAGCCAGACCTAAGTCAAACCGCTGGAGCTGGGGGGGACCTCTTACCACAAGCACCTCACACAACAGTG ACCCTGACAGAAGATCGGTCTCCACTATGAATCTATCCAAGCACATAGACCCAGTTATAACCAAACGCCTGTCTTCTTCTTCTGCCACCCTGCTGAACTCACCAGACCGAG GTATGCGTCGTTTGCCTCTTACTGCATGGGAGGTTAATGTAGTGAGTCGCTTACAGACACCAACTCACTCGTACTTGGCCAGAAGCCGCAGTGCTATGTCACTGTCTGGAGatgcag GTTTAGTGACCCCCGTTTGTCCTCGCTCAGCCTCCTGTCATCATGCAATGAGCTCGCTGTCCAAGTCTCAGCAGTCACGCAGCACTGAGCGACCAGCTAGGTCCGGCCTTAGCCTAGAACGACCTCTCAGAGCTGGTCTGGACGGCGCCACTCGGCGAAAGACAACTCATAACATAATG GTTGATAGAAAGGATAAGGACTATGTGAGAAAATCCTGGAGTAATCTGTCCTTTCCCACTTCAACTCTGACCCCCATAAGCACCAAGAGAGCGCCCTCTCCTGGAAGTCAGCGCACCAAACTTAGCCAGCCCTCCCCTGTCAG GAGCCCCACTAAACCACCTCAGAAGGCTCCCATATCTAAAAGGTCCAGATCTCCCCCTCCTCCAGCTTCTTTGCCCCTGTCTCGGAGCAGCCCCTCTCTGTCTTCTGGTAACATCCGACCCAACCGGGTCACACCAGAGAGTCAGAGAGTGATTTCAGAGGGCATAAGGAGCAAGAAAGAggaacaaaatacaattaaggaAGGTGAAGAGGCACAAATAGAGGACAATGATGATGAAGAGAAGGCTAAGAAGGCAGAACAAGAGGAGCTGGAGAAGATTGAAAGTCCAGTCAAAGCAGCACCTAAAGCTGAACCTGCCATTG AAAGGGTGGCTAGTCCACCAGCAGTAAGACCCAGTGCGGGCACTACCGACCCAGAAGAGGCCTCTCGCCTGCTGGCAGAAAAACGACGACAGGCACGAgagcagagagagaaagaggaggaggagaggaggcTGAAGGAGGAGGCTGAGAG GCGCCATCGAGAGGAGATGGCTCGGAAAATAGCAGAGGAGCGAGCAAAGAGGGAGGAGGAGTCTCAGCGACTGGCCGAGGAAAAGaaacaggaggaggaggaggagagacgTGCAGCTGAGGAGAAACAGCAGAAGGAGAGAGAGGAAGCTGAACTCCTACAGAAACAG aaagaggaagaggaggcaCGGCAGCGTGAAGAGGCTGAGCGTTTGCGTcaggagagagagaaacactTCCAGAAAGAGGAGGCTGAGCGTCTTGAGAGAAAGAAG CGTCTTGAAGAGATCATGAAACGCACACGCCGCTCTGACCAG AAACCCTCTAATCAAGGGAACGGTGAGGTGGCCCAGCAGGAGGGACAGGTCTTGG AAGTGAGTTTGGCGCCTGGCATTCCTTTGATTACTGTGTCTGCCCCACAACAAACCTCTGAGAGCTTACAGCACAGTGACCGTAACGGACACCCTGACTCAAGTATCAGCCTAGACACTGGTCGCAG TGTGAGCACAGAAATCCAGCTCAGGGAAAACGGTGTTGTTATGGAGACTCAGGACTTTGAGGAAGTGATCGAGGTGCCCATGGTGACCAAGCTGTCCCGTTCAGAGGGAGACGGCGAGGAGGACCAAGAGATGAAAAAGACGCCGCTACTGGCTTTCAGAGAGAATGGCAGCACTTATAACTTGAACACAGTGGAGCTCAGCCAAGCCCCGCAGCAAACAG
- the map7b gene encoding ensconsin isoform X4 → MAEQEDGDVFGCSSRESDYNLKSDEKKSSSQPDWSTSGHNTYNIYSTSDAQNTGKTAEPLGLKLDERQRLARERREEKEKQIAMKEAQLLEREERARQYYEKQVEERRRRLEEQRLKEERRHAAVEEKRRQKLEEEKARYEAVMRRTMEKSQRARPKSNRWSWGGPLTTSTSHNSDPDRRSVSTMNLSKHIDPVITKRLSSSSATLLNSPDRALLKRTSLSSSCLVNKVHSKVRASREKIQQDRPAGMRRLPLTAWEVNVVSRLQTPTHSYLARSRSAMSLSGDAGLVTPVCPRSASCHHAMSSLSKSQQSRSTERPARSGLSLERPLRAGLDGATRRKTTHNIMVDRKDKDYVRKSWSNLSFPTSTLTPISTKRAPSPGSQRTKLSQPSPVRSPTKPPQKAPISKRSRSPPPPASLPLSRSSPSLSSGNIRPNRVTPESQRVISEGIRSKKEEQNTIKEGEEAQIEDNDDEEKAKKAEQEELEKIESPVKAAPKAEPAIERVASPPAVRPSAGTTDPEEASRLLAEKRRQAREQREKEEEERRLKEEAERRHREEMARKIAEERAKREEESQRLAEEKKQEEEEERRAAEEKQQKEREEAELLQKQKEEEEARQREEAERLRQEREKHFQKEEAERLERKKRLEEIMKRTRRSDQKPSNQGNGEVAQQEGQVLEVSLAPGIPLITVSAPQQTSESLQHSDRNGHPDSSISLDTGRSVSTEIQLRENGVVMETQDFEEVIEVPMVTKLSRSEGDGEEDQEMKKTPLLAFRENGSTYNLNTVELSQAPQQTDEEEV, encoded by the exons ATGGCGGAGCAAGAGGACGGAGATGTGTTCGGCTGTTCCAGCCGAG AATCTGACTACAATTTGAAGAGTGATGAGAAGAAATCTTCAAGTCAGCCAGACTGGTCCACCTCTGGACACAACACGTACAATATTTACAGCACTAGTGATGCACAAAATACAGGAAAAACAG CAGAACCTTTGGGGCTTAAACTGGACGAGAGACAGAGACTGGCTCGAGAGAGAagggaagagaaagagaaacagatag ctatGAAAGAAGCTCAGTTGCTTGAGAGGGAGGAGCGAGCAAGGCAGTATTATGAGAAGCAGGTGGAGGAGAGGAGGAGACGATTAGAGGAGCAGAGGTTGAAGGAGGAGAGGAGGCATGCTGCAGTGGAGGAGAAACGACGGCAGAAACTAGAAGAGGAAAAG GCACGGTATGAGGCGGTGATGAGAAGGACCATGGAAAAAAGTCAGAGAGCCAGACCTAAGTCAAACCGCTGGAGCTGGGGGGGACCTCTTACCACAAGCACCTCACACAACAGTG ACCCTGACAGAAGATCGGTCTCCACTATGAATCTATCCAAGCACATAGACCCAGTTATAACCAAACGCCTGTCTTCTTCTTCTGCCACCCTGCTGAACTCACCAGACCGAG CTTTACTGAAGCGGACGTCTCTCTCTTCATCTTGCTTAGTAAACAAAGTTCACTCTAAAGTTCGTGCTTCCAGAGAGAAGATCCAACAGGACAGACCTGCAG GTATGCGTCGTTTGCCTCTTACTGCATGGGAGGTTAATGTAGTGAGTCGCTTACAGACACCAACTCACTCGTACTTGGCCAGAAGCCGCAGTGCTATGTCACTGTCTGGAGatgcag GTTTAGTGACCCCCGTTTGTCCTCGCTCAGCCTCCTGTCATCATGCAATGAGCTCGCTGTCCAAGTCTCAGCAGTCACGCAGCACTGAGCGACCAGCTAGGTCCGGCCTTAGCCTAGAACGACCTCTCAGAGCTGGTCTGGACGGCGCCACTCGGCGAAAGACAACTCATAACATAATG GTTGATAGAAAGGATAAGGACTATGTGAGAAAATCCTGGAGTAATCTGTCCTTTCCCACTTCAACTCTGACCCCCATAAGCACCAAGAGAGCGCCCTCTCCTGGAAGTCAGCGCACCAAACTTAGCCAGCCCTCCCCTGTCAG GAGCCCCACTAAACCACCTCAGAAGGCTCCCATATCTAAAAGGTCCAGATCTCCCCCTCCTCCAGCTTCTTTGCCCCTGTCTCGGAGCAGCCCCTCTCTGTCTTCTGGTAACATCCGACCCAACCGGGTCACACCAGAGAGTCAGAGAGTGATTTCAGAGGGCATAAGGAGCAAGAAAGAggaacaaaatacaattaaggaAGGTGAAGAGGCACAAATAGAGGACAATGATGATGAAGAGAAGGCTAAGAAGGCAGAACAAGAGGAGCTGGAGAAGATTGAAAGTCCAGTCAAAGCAGCACCTAAAGCTGAACCTGCCATTG AAAGGGTGGCTAGTCCACCAGCAGTAAGACCCAGTGCGGGCACTACCGACCCAGAAGAGGCCTCTCGCCTGCTGGCAGAAAAACGACGACAGGCACGAgagcagagagagaaagaggaggaggagaggaggcTGAAGGAGGAGGCTGAGAG GCGCCATCGAGAGGAGATGGCTCGGAAAATAGCAGAGGAGCGAGCAAAGAGGGAGGAGGAGTCTCAGCGACTGGCCGAGGAAAAGaaacaggaggaggaggaggagagacgTGCAGCTGAGGAGAAACAGCAGAAGGAGAGAGAGGAAGCTGAACTCCTACAGAAACAG aaagaggaagaggaggcaCGGCAGCGTGAAGAGGCTGAGCGTTTGCGTcaggagagagagaaacactTCCAGAAAGAGGAGGCTGAGCGTCTTGAGAGAAAGAAG CGTCTTGAAGAGATCATGAAACGCACACGCCGCTCTGACCAG AAACCCTCTAATCAAGGGAACGGTGAGGTGGCCCAGCAGGAGGGACAGGTCTTGG AAGTGAGTTTGGCGCCTGGCATTCCTTTGATTACTGTGTCTGCCCCACAACAAACCTCTGAGAGCTTACAGCACAGTGACCGTAACGGACACCCTGACTCAAGTATCAGCCTAGACACTGGTCGCAG TGTGAGCACAGAAATCCAGCTCAGGGAAAACGGTGTTGTTATGGAGACTCAGGACTTTGAGGAAGTGATCGAGGTGCCCATGGTGACCAAGCTGTCCCGTTCAGAGGGAGACGGCGAGGAGGACCAAGAGATGAAAAAGACGCCGCTACTGGCTTTCAGAGAGAATGGCAGCACTTATAACTTGAACACAGTGGAGCTCAGCCAAGCCCCGCAGCAAACAG
- the map7b gene encoding ensconsin isoform X3: protein MPVPPRLRKGGSRPAITHLSTITEEDEEQRCRRKKRRKRESDYNLKSDEKKSSSQPDWSTSGHNTYNIYSTSDAQNTGKTAEPLGLKLDERQRLARERREEKEKQIAMKEAQLLEREERARQYYEKQVEERRRRLEEQRLKEERRHAAVEEKRRQKLEEEKARYEAVMRRTMEKSQRARPKSNRWSWGGPLTTSTSHNSDPDRRSVSTMNLSKHIDPVITKRLSSSSATLLNSPDRALLKRTSLSSSCLVNKVHSKVRASREKIQQDRPAGMRRLPLTAWEVNVVSRLQTPTHSYLARSRSAMSLSGDAASCHHAMSSLSKSQQSRSTERPARSGLSLERPLRAGLDGATRRKTTHNIMVDRKDKDYVRKSWSNLSFPTSTLTPISTKRAPSPGSQRTKLSQPSPVRSPTKPPQKAPISKRSRSPPPPASLPLSRSSPSLSSGNIRPNRVTPESQRVISEGIRSKKEEQNTIKEGEEAQIEDNDDEEKAKKAEQEELEKIESPVKAAPKAEPAIERVASPPAVRPSAGTTDPEEASRLLAEKRRQAREQREKEEEERRLKEEAERRHREEMARKIAEERAKREEESQRLAEEKKQEEEEERRAAEEKQQKEREEAELLQKQKEEEEARQREEAERLRQEREKHFQKEEAERLERKKRLEEIMKRTRRSDQKPSNQGNGEVAQQEGQVLEVSLAPGIPLITVSAPQQTSESLQHSDRNGHPDSSISLDTGRSVSTEIQLRENGVVMETQDFEEVIEVPMVTKLSRSEGDGEEDQEMKKTPLLAFRENGSTYNLNTVELSQAPQQTDEEEV, encoded by the exons ATGCCGGTGCCCCCCAGGCTAAGGAAGGGGGGCAGCAGGCCAGCCATCACCCACCTCTCTACCATCACTGAGGAGGATGAAGAGCAGCGGTGTCGCCGCAAGAAACGAAGGAAAAGAG AATCTGACTACAATTTGAAGAGTGATGAGAAGAAATCTTCAAGTCAGCCAGACTGGTCCACCTCTGGACACAACACGTACAATATTTACAGCACTAGTGATGCACAAAATACAGGAAAAACAG CAGAACCTTTGGGGCTTAAACTGGACGAGAGACAGAGACTGGCTCGAGAGAGAagggaagagaaagagaaacagatag ctatGAAAGAAGCTCAGTTGCTTGAGAGGGAGGAGCGAGCAAGGCAGTATTATGAGAAGCAGGTGGAGGAGAGGAGGAGACGATTAGAGGAGCAGAGGTTGAAGGAGGAGAGGAGGCATGCTGCAGTGGAGGAGAAACGACGGCAGAAACTAGAAGAGGAAAAG GCACGGTATGAGGCGGTGATGAGAAGGACCATGGAAAAAAGTCAGAGAGCCAGACCTAAGTCAAACCGCTGGAGCTGGGGGGGACCTCTTACCACAAGCACCTCACACAACAGTG ACCCTGACAGAAGATCGGTCTCCACTATGAATCTATCCAAGCACATAGACCCAGTTATAACCAAACGCCTGTCTTCTTCTTCTGCCACCCTGCTGAACTCACCAGACCGAG CTTTACTGAAGCGGACGTCTCTCTCTTCATCTTGCTTAGTAAACAAAGTTCACTCTAAAGTTCGTGCTTCCAGAGAGAAGATCCAACAGGACAGACCTGCAG GTATGCGTCGTTTGCCTCTTACTGCATGGGAGGTTAATGTAGTGAGTCGCTTACAGACACCAACTCACTCGTACTTGGCCAGAAGCCGCAGTGCTATGTCACTGTCTGGAGatgcag CCTCCTGTCATCATGCAATGAGCTCGCTGTCCAAGTCTCAGCAGTCACGCAGCACTGAGCGACCAGCTAGGTCCGGCCTTAGCCTAGAACGACCTCTCAGAGCTGGTCTGGACGGCGCCACTCGGCGAAAGACAACTCATAACATAATG GTTGATAGAAAGGATAAGGACTATGTGAGAAAATCCTGGAGTAATCTGTCCTTTCCCACTTCAACTCTGACCCCCATAAGCACCAAGAGAGCGCCCTCTCCTGGAAGTCAGCGCACCAAACTTAGCCAGCCCTCCCCTGTCAG GAGCCCCACTAAACCACCTCAGAAGGCTCCCATATCTAAAAGGTCCAGATCTCCCCCTCCTCCAGCTTCTTTGCCCCTGTCTCGGAGCAGCCCCTCTCTGTCTTCTGGTAACATCCGACCCAACCGGGTCACACCAGAGAGTCAGAGAGTGATTTCAGAGGGCATAAGGAGCAAGAAAGAggaacaaaatacaattaaggaAGGTGAAGAGGCACAAATAGAGGACAATGATGATGAAGAGAAGGCTAAGAAGGCAGAACAAGAGGAGCTGGAGAAGATTGAAAGTCCAGTCAAAGCAGCACCTAAAGCTGAACCTGCCATTG AAAGGGTGGCTAGTCCACCAGCAGTAAGACCCAGTGCGGGCACTACCGACCCAGAAGAGGCCTCTCGCCTGCTGGCAGAAAAACGACGACAGGCACGAgagcagagagagaaagaggaggaggagaggaggcTGAAGGAGGAGGCTGAGAG GCGCCATCGAGAGGAGATGGCTCGGAAAATAGCAGAGGAGCGAGCAAAGAGGGAGGAGGAGTCTCAGCGACTGGCCGAGGAAAAGaaacaggaggaggaggaggagagacgTGCAGCTGAGGAGAAACAGCAGAAGGAGAGAGAGGAAGCTGAACTCCTACAGAAACAG aaagaggaagaggaggcaCGGCAGCGTGAAGAGGCTGAGCGTTTGCGTcaggagagagagaaacactTCCAGAAAGAGGAGGCTGAGCGTCTTGAGAGAAAGAAG CGTCTTGAAGAGATCATGAAACGCACACGCCGCTCTGACCAG AAACCCTCTAATCAAGGGAACGGTGAGGTGGCCCAGCAGGAGGGACAGGTCTTGG AAGTGAGTTTGGCGCCTGGCATTCCTTTGATTACTGTGTCTGCCCCACAACAAACCTCTGAGAGCTTACAGCACAGTGACCGTAACGGACACCCTGACTCAAGTATCAGCCTAGACACTGGTCGCAG TGTGAGCACAGAAATCCAGCTCAGGGAAAACGGTGTTGTTATGGAGACTCAGGACTTTGAGGAAGTGATCGAGGTGCCCATGGTGACCAAGCTGTCCCGTTCAGAGGGAGACGGCGAGGAGGACCAAGAGATGAAAAAGACGCCGCTACTGGCTTTCAGAGAGAATGGCAGCACTTATAACTTGAACACAGTGGAGCTCAGCCAAGCCCCGCAGCAAACAG